In a genomic window of Nomascus leucogenys isolate Asia chromosome 4, Asia_NLE_v1, whole genome shotgun sequence:
- the CPSF7 gene encoding cleavage and polyadenylation specificity factor subunit 7 isoform X2, with protein MSEGVDLIDIYADEEFNQDPEFNNTDQIDLYDDVLTATSQPSDDRSSSTEPPPPVRQEPSPKPNNKTPAILYTYSGLRNRRAAVYVGSFSWWTTDQQLIQVIRSIGVYDVVELKFAENRANGQSKGYAEVVVASENSVHKLLELLPGKVLNGEKVDVRPATRQNLSQFEAQARKRIPPRAHSRDSSDSADGRATPSENLVPSSARVDKPPSVLPYFNRPPSALPLMGLPPPPIPPPPPLSSSFGVPPPPPGIHYQHLMPPPPRLPPHLAVPPPGAIPPALHLNPAFFPPPNATVGPPPDTYMKASAPYNHHGSRDSGPPPSTVSEAEFEDIMKRNRAISSSAISKAVSGASAGDYSDAIETLLTAIAVIKQSRVANDERCRVLISSLKDCLHGIEAKSYSVGASGSSSRKRHRSRERSPSRSRESSRRHRDLLHNEDRHDDYFQERNREHERHRDRERDRHH; from the exons ATGTCAGAAGGAGTGGATTTGATTGATATATATGCTGACGAGGAGTTCAACCAG GACCCCGAGTTCAACAATACAGATCAGATTGACCTGTATGATGATGTGCTGACAGCCACCTCACAGCCCTCAGATGACAGAAGCAGCAGCACTGAGCCACCTCCTCCTGTTCGCCAGGAGCCATCTCCCAAGCCCAACAACAAGACCCCTGCAATTCTGTATACCTACAGTGGCCTGCGTAATAGACGAGCTGCCGTCTATGTGGGCAGCTTCTCCTGG TGGACCACAGACCAGCAGCTGATCCAGGTTATTCGCTCTATAGGAGTCTATGATGTGGTGGAGTTGAAATTTGCAGAGAATCGAGCAAATGGCCAGTCCAAAGG gTATGCTGAGGTGGTGGTAGCCTCTGAAAACTCTGTCCACAAATTGTTGGAACTCCTACCAGGGAAAGTTCTTAATGGAGAAAAAGTGGACGTGAGGCCGGCCACCCGGCAGAACCTGTCACAGTTTGAGGCACAGGCTCGGAAAC GAATACCTCCACGGGCCCATTCCCGAGATTCTAGTGATTCTGCTGATGGACGGGCCACACCCTCTGAGAACCTTGTACCCTCATCTGCTCGTGTGGATAAGCCCCCCAGTGTGCTGCCCTACTTCAATCGTCCTCCTTCGGCCCTTCCCCTGATGGGTCTGCCCCCACCACCAATTCCACCCCCACCACCTCTCTCCTCAAGCTTTGgggtccctcctcctcctcctggtaTCCACTACCAGCATCTCATGCCCCCACCTCCTCGATTACCTCCTCATCTTGCTGTACCTCCCCCTGGGGCCATCCCACCTGCCCTTCACCTCAATCCAGCCTTCTTCCCCCCACCAAACGCTACAGTGGGGCCTCCACCAGATACTTACATGAAGGCCTCTGCCCCCTATAACCACCATGGCAG CCGAGATTCGGGCCCTCCACCCTCTACAGTGAGTGAAGCTGAATTTGAAGATATCATGAAGCGAAACAGAGCAATTTCCAGCAGTGCCATTTCCAAAGCGGTATCTGGAGCCAGTGCAG GGGATTACAGTGACGCAATTGAGACGCTGCTCACAGCCATTGCAGTTATCAAACAGTCCCGGGTTGCCAATGATGAGCGTTGccgtgtcctcatctcctctctTAAGGACTGTCTTCATGGCATCGAAGCCAAGTCCTACAGTGTGGGTGCCAGTGGGAGCTCTTCCAG GAAAAGACATCGGTCCCGGGAAAGGTCACCTAGCCGGTCCCGGGAGAGCAGCAGGAGGCACCGGGATCTGCTTCATAATGAAGATCGGCATGATGATTATTTCCAAGAAAGGAACCGGGAGCACGAGAGACACCGGGATAGAGAACGGGACCGGCACCACTGA
- the CPSF7 gene encoding cleavage and polyadenylation specificity factor subunit 7 isoform X1, whose translation MSEGVDLIDIYADEEFNQDPEFNNTDQIDLYDDVLTATSQPSDDRSSSTEPPPPVRQEPSPKPNNKTPAILYTYSGLRNRRAAVYVGSFSWWTTDQQLIQVIRSIGVYDVVELKFAENRANGQSKGYAEVVVASENSVHKLLELLPGKVLNGEKVDVRPATRQNLSQFEAQARKRECVRVPRGGIPPRAHSRDSSDSADGRATPSENLVPSSARVDKPPSVLPYFNRPPSALPLMGLPPPPIPPPPPLSSSFGVPPPPPGIHYQHLMPPPPRLPPHLAVPPPGAIPPALHLNPAFFPPPNATVGPPPDTYMKASAPYNHHGSRDSGPPPSTVSEAEFEDIMKRNRAISSSAISKAVSGASAGDYSDAIETLLTAIAVIKQSRVANDERCRVLISSLKDCLHGIEAKSYSVGASGSSSRKRHRSRERSPSRSRESSRRHRDLLHNEDRHDDYFQERNREHERHRDRERDRHH comes from the exons ATGTCAGAAGGAGTGGATTTGATTGATATATATGCTGACGAGGAGTTCAACCAG GACCCCGAGTTCAACAATACAGATCAGATTGACCTGTATGATGATGTGCTGACAGCCACCTCACAGCCCTCAGATGACAGAAGCAGCAGCACTGAGCCACCTCCTCCTGTTCGCCAGGAGCCATCTCCCAAGCCCAACAACAAGACCCCTGCAATTCTGTATACCTACAGTGGCCTGCGTAATAGACGAGCTGCCGTCTATGTGGGCAGCTTCTCCTGG TGGACCACAGACCAGCAGCTGATCCAGGTTATTCGCTCTATAGGAGTCTATGATGTGGTGGAGTTGAAATTTGCAGAGAATCGAGCAAATGGCCAGTCCAAAGG gTATGCTGAGGTGGTGGTAGCCTCTGAAAACTCTGTCCACAAATTGTTGGAACTCCTACCAGGGAAAGTTCTTAATGGAGAAAAAGTGGACGTGAGGCCGGCCACCCGGCAGAACCTGTCACAGTTTGAGGCACAGGCTCGGAAACGTGAGTGTGTCCGAGTCCCAAGAGGGG GAATACCTCCACGGGCCCATTCCCGAGATTCTAGTGATTCTGCTGATGGACGGGCCACACCCTCTGAGAACCTTGTACCCTCATCTGCTCGTGTGGATAAGCCCCCCAGTGTGCTGCCCTACTTCAATCGTCCTCCTTCGGCCCTTCCCCTGATGGGTCTGCCCCCACCACCAATTCCACCCCCACCACCTCTCTCCTCAAGCTTTGgggtccctcctcctcctcctggtaTCCACTACCAGCATCTCATGCCCCCACCTCCTCGATTACCTCCTCATCTTGCTGTACCTCCCCCTGGGGCCATCCCACCTGCCCTTCACCTCAATCCAGCCTTCTTCCCCCCACCAAACGCTACAGTGGGGCCTCCACCAGATACTTACATGAAGGCCTCTGCCCCCTATAACCACCATGGCAG CCGAGATTCGGGCCCTCCACCCTCTACAGTGAGTGAAGCTGAATTTGAAGATATCATGAAGCGAAACAGAGCAATTTCCAGCAGTGCCATTTCCAAAGCGGTATCTGGAGCCAGTGCAG GGGATTACAGTGACGCAATTGAGACGCTGCTCACAGCCATTGCAGTTATCAAACAGTCCCGGGTTGCCAATGATGAGCGTTGccgtgtcctcatctcctctctTAAGGACTGTCTTCATGGCATCGAAGCCAAGTCCTACAGTGTGGGTGCCAGTGGGAGCTCTTCCAG GAAAAGACATCGGTCCCGGGAAAGGTCACCTAGCCGGTCCCGGGAGAGCAGCAGGAGGCACCGGGATCTGCTTCATAATGAAGATCGGCATGATGATTATTTCCAAGAAAGGAACCGGGAGCACGAGAGACACCGGGATAGAGAACGGGACCGGCACCACTGA
- the CPSF7 gene encoding cleavage and polyadenylation specificity factor subunit 7 isoform X3, producing the protein MWTTDQQLIQVIRSIGVYDVVELKFAENRANGQSKGYAEVVVASENSVHKLLELLPGKVLNGEKVDVRPATRQNLSQFEAQARKRECVRVPRGGIPPRAHSRDSSDSADGRATPSENLVPSSARVDKPPSVLPYFNRPPSALPLMGLPPPPIPPPPPLSSSFGVPPPPPGIHYQHLMPPPPRLPPHLAVPPPGAIPPALHLNPAFFPPPNATVGPPPDTYMKASAPYNHHGSRDSGPPPSTVSEAEFEDIMKRNRAISSSAISKAVSGASAGDYSDAIETLLTAIAVIKQSRVANDERCRVLISSLKDCLHGIEAKSYSVGASGSSSRKRHRSRERSPSRSRESSRRHRDLLHNEDRHDDYFQERNREHERHRDRERDRHH; encoded by the exons ATG TGGACCACAGACCAGCAGCTGATCCAGGTTATTCGCTCTATAGGAGTCTATGATGTGGTGGAGTTGAAATTTGCAGAGAATCGAGCAAATGGCCAGTCCAAAGG gTATGCTGAGGTGGTGGTAGCCTCTGAAAACTCTGTCCACAAATTGTTGGAACTCCTACCAGGGAAAGTTCTTAATGGAGAAAAAGTGGACGTGAGGCCGGCCACCCGGCAGAACCTGTCACAGTTTGAGGCACAGGCTCGGAAACGTGAGTGTGTCCGAGTCCCAAGAGGGG GAATACCTCCACGGGCCCATTCCCGAGATTCTAGTGATTCTGCTGATGGACGGGCCACACCCTCTGAGAACCTTGTACCCTCATCTGCTCGTGTGGATAAGCCCCCCAGTGTGCTGCCCTACTTCAATCGTCCTCCTTCGGCCCTTCCCCTGATGGGTCTGCCCCCACCACCAATTCCACCCCCACCACCTCTCTCCTCAAGCTTTGgggtccctcctcctcctcctggtaTCCACTACCAGCATCTCATGCCCCCACCTCCTCGATTACCTCCTCATCTTGCTGTACCTCCCCCTGGGGCCATCCCACCTGCCCTTCACCTCAATCCAGCCTTCTTCCCCCCACCAAACGCTACAGTGGGGCCTCCACCAGATACTTACATGAAGGCCTCTGCCCCCTATAACCACCATGGCAG CCGAGATTCGGGCCCTCCACCCTCTACAGTGAGTGAAGCTGAATTTGAAGATATCATGAAGCGAAACAGAGCAATTTCCAGCAGTGCCATTTCCAAAGCGGTATCTGGAGCCAGTGCAG GGGATTACAGTGACGCAATTGAGACGCTGCTCACAGCCATTGCAGTTATCAAACAGTCCCGGGTTGCCAATGATGAGCGTTGccgtgtcctcatctcctctctTAAGGACTGTCTTCATGGCATCGAAGCCAAGTCCTACAGTGTGGGTGCCAGTGGGAGCTCTTCCAG GAAAAGACATCGGTCCCGGGAAAGGTCACCTAGCCGGTCCCGGGAGAGCAGCAGGAGGCACCGGGATCTGCTTCATAATGAAGATCGGCATGATGATTATTTCCAAGAAAGGAACCGGGAGCACGAGAGACACCGGGATAGAGAACGGGACCGGCACCACTGA
- the CPSF7 gene encoding cleavage and polyadenylation specificity factor subunit 7 isoform X4: MGRPESAGGGRRGPFEGGGRARRAGGIFLTLSILRTRDLPSGAMSEGVDLIDIYADEEFNQDPEFNNTDQIDLYDDVLTATSQPSDDRSSSTEPPPPVRQEPSPKPNNKTPAILYTYSGLRNRRAAVYVGSFSWWTTDQQLIQVIRSIGVYDVVELKFAENRANGQSKGYAEVVVASENSVHKLLELLPGKVLNGEKVDVRPATRQNLSQFEAQARKRECVRVPRGGIPPRAHSRDSSDSADGRATPSENLVPSSARVDKPPSVLPYFNRPPSALPLMGLPPPPIPPPPPLSSSFGVPPPPPGIHYQHLMPPPPRLPPHLAVPPPGAIPPALHLNPAFFPPPNATVGPPPDTYMKASAPYNHHGSRDSGPPPSTVSEAEFEDIMKRNRAISSSAISKAVSGASAGDYSDAIETLLTAIAVIKQSRVANDERCRVLISSLKDCLHGIEAKSYSVGASGSSSRKRHRSRERSPSRSRESSRRHRDLLHNEDRHDDYFQERNREHERHRDRERDRHH, from the exons ATGGGACGGCCAGAGTCTGCGGGCGGAGGGAGGCGCGGGCCTTttgagggaggaggcagagcGCGCCGGGCCGG TGGCATCTTCCTTACTTTGTCCATCCTCCGGACTCGCGATCTTCCTTCCGGAGCCATGTCAGAAGGAGTGGATTTGATTGATATATATGCTGACGAGGAGTTCAACCAG GACCCCGAGTTCAACAATACAGATCAGATTGACCTGTATGATGATGTGCTGACAGCCACCTCACAGCCCTCAGATGACAGAAGCAGCAGCACTGAGCCACCTCCTCCTGTTCGCCAGGAGCCATCTCCCAAGCCCAACAACAAGACCCCTGCAATTCTGTATACCTACAGTGGCCTGCGTAATAGACGAGCTGCCGTCTATGTGGGCAGCTTCTCCTGG TGGACCACAGACCAGCAGCTGATCCAGGTTATTCGCTCTATAGGAGTCTATGATGTGGTGGAGTTGAAATTTGCAGAGAATCGAGCAAATGGCCAGTCCAAAGG gTATGCTGAGGTGGTGGTAGCCTCTGAAAACTCTGTCCACAAATTGTTGGAACTCCTACCAGGGAAAGTTCTTAATGGAGAAAAAGTGGACGTGAGGCCGGCCACCCGGCAGAACCTGTCACAGTTTGAGGCACAGGCTCGGAAACGTGAGTGTGTCCGAGTCCCAAGAGGGG GAATACCTCCACGGGCCCATTCCCGAGATTCTAGTGATTCTGCTGATGGACGGGCCACACCCTCTGAGAACCTTGTACCCTCATCTGCTCGTGTGGATAAGCCCCCCAGTGTGCTGCCCTACTTCAATCGTCCTCCTTCGGCCCTTCCCCTGATGGGTCTGCCCCCACCACCAATTCCACCCCCACCACCTCTCTCCTCAAGCTTTGgggtccctcctcctcctcctggtaTCCACTACCAGCATCTCATGCCCCCACCTCCTCGATTACCTCCTCATCTTGCTGTACCTCCCCCTGGGGCCATCCCACCTGCCCTTCACCTCAATCCAGCCTTCTTCCCCCCACCAAACGCTACAGTGGGGCCTCCACCAGATACTTACATGAAGGCCTCTGCCCCCTATAACCACCATGGCAG CCGAGATTCGGGCCCTCCACCCTCTACAGTGAGTGAAGCTGAATTTGAAGATATCATGAAGCGAAACAGAGCAATTTCCAGCAGTGCCATTTCCAAAGCGGTATCTGGAGCCAGTGCAG GGGATTACAGTGACGCAATTGAGACGCTGCTCACAGCCATTGCAGTTATCAAACAGTCCCGGGTTGCCAATGATGAGCGTTGccgtgtcctcatctcctctctTAAGGACTGTCTTCATGGCATCGAAGCCAAGTCCTACAGTGTGGGTGCCAGTGGGAGCTCTTCCAG GAAAAGACATCGGTCCCGGGAAAGGTCACCTAGCCGGTCCCGGGAGAGCAGCAGGAGGCACCGGGATCTGCTTCATAATGAAGATCGGCATGATGATTATTTCCAAGAAAGGAACCGGGAGCACGAGAGACACCGGGATAGAGAACGGGACCGGCACCACTGA